From a region of the Mycobacteroides saopaulense genome:
- a CDS encoding alpha/beta fold hydrolase produces MTQRSMPTLDGVDHQYVQAGDVKIHVAVAGPQDGRPVVLLHGWPENWWMWHKVIPALAAAGYRVHAMDLRGAGWSEVAPKGYEKEQFASDVLAAADSLGLDSFDLVGHDWGGWTAQLVALKAPSRIRRLAVLNIPPVWQEPGRVARHAHKLAYQLVVGAPVVGPLSHLSPTLWWFIRRSGMPKESVDFFRSCFRDRDRRVAGSKIYRSMVGKEFANLARGPYDDQKLTMPVRVLFGLDDVAVHPSLLDGFKDHADDLNITEVPNCGHFIVDEQPELVVKWLSEVLAEPAPKG; encoded by the coding sequence ATGACGCAGCGCAGCATGCCCACTCTCGACGGTGTGGACCATCAGTACGTGCAAGCCGGGGACGTGAAGATCCACGTCGCCGTCGCCGGTCCGCAGGACGGACGACCGGTGGTGTTGCTGCACGGTTGGCCCGAGAACTGGTGGATGTGGCACAAGGTGATCCCGGCCCTGGCCGCGGCCGGGTACCGCGTGCATGCCATGGACCTGCGCGGTGCGGGCTGGAGCGAGGTCGCCCCGAAGGGCTATGAGAAGGAGCAGTTCGCCTCCGACGTGCTGGCGGCGGCCGACTCGCTGGGGCTGGACTCCTTCGATCTGGTCGGGCACGACTGGGGCGGCTGGACCGCCCAGTTGGTCGCGCTGAAGGCGCCGTCGCGCATCCGGAGGCTGGCCGTCCTCAACATCCCGCCGGTGTGGCAGGAGCCGGGCCGGGTGGCCCGGCACGCGCACAAGCTGGCCTACCAGCTGGTGGTGGGGGCTCCGGTTGTCGGACCGCTGTCGCATCTGTCGCCGACGCTGTGGTGGTTCATCCGCCGTAGCGGGATGCCCAAGGAGTCGGTGGACTTCTTCCGCAGCTGTTTCCGCGATCGCGACCGCCGGGTGGCCGGATCCAAGATCTACCGGTCCATGGTTGGCAAGGAATTCGCGAATCTCGCGCGTGGTCCCTATGACGATCAGAAGCTCACCATGCCGGTACGGGTGCTGTTCGGACTCGACGACGTGGCGGTGCATCCCTCGCTGCTCGACGGCTTCAAGGACCACGCCGACGACCTGAACATCACCGAGGTGCCCAACTGCGGTCACTTCATCGTCGACGAGCAGCCGGAGCTCGTCGTGAAGTGGCTGTCGGAGGTGCTGGCCGAGCCTGCGCCGAAGGGATAG
- a CDS encoding adenylate/guanylate cyclase domain-containing protein, whose amino-acid sequence MMERLREWFRAMHVLGPRWTVFVASMVGINSATLLLLFYFLRHWMPFKRPANDWVFENGPPLFWVLFGLMVVTSVGWALHMEHRLARWYCRGGPPTALELRTALTAPLQQSLIHLGGWALGAAIFIGIGAAHDSKWTLATIIGCVQSATASFGITYLLGERILRPIAAKALSASEFHGRFAPSVFVRVRLSWWIGTLAPAIGIIALCGMALWKPDDLTSTRDLALTVLLIVSTTLVGSYGLALLTAGQLADPVRQLRTAISDVAQGDFDARVDVYDGSELGVLQAGFNRMMQVGEERRQLRELFGKHVGADVASQALQLGTNLGGENRYVAVFFVDMIGSTSMASDRDPEEVLTILNDFFRIVVEVVDSRGGFVNKFVGDEALSVFGAPLHRPDATTACLAAARELRDRLTEDFPHPFEFAIGVSAGLAVAGNVGATERYEYSVIGDPVNEASRLTELAKHRPSRLLASTNALYFADPDEQKHWDHGDSVLLRGRTRATHLAWPAGT is encoded by the coding sequence GTGATGGAACGGCTACGCGAATGGTTTCGGGCCATGCATGTGCTGGGCCCACGGTGGACAGTGTTCGTTGCCTCGATGGTCGGCATCAACTCCGCTACTCTGCTGCTGCTGTTCTACTTTCTGCGTCACTGGATGCCCTTCAAGCGGCCGGCGAACGACTGGGTGTTCGAGAACGGCCCCCCGCTGTTCTGGGTGCTCTTCGGCCTCATGGTGGTGACGAGCGTCGGATGGGCCCTGCACATGGAGCACCGCCTTGCCCGCTGGTACTGCCGGGGCGGGCCACCCACAGCACTTGAGCTGCGCACCGCGCTGACCGCACCCCTGCAGCAGTCACTAATCCACCTCGGTGGATGGGCACTCGGCGCCGCCATCTTCATCGGCATCGGCGCCGCCCACGACTCCAAATGGACCCTGGCCACCATCATCGGGTGTGTGCAATCGGCGACGGCCAGTTTCGGCATCACCTACCTGCTCGGTGAGCGCATCCTGCGGCCTATTGCCGCAAAGGCGTTGAGCGCCAGTGAGTTCCATGGACGATTCGCGCCATCGGTCTTTGTCCGGGTCAGGTTGAGCTGGTGGATCGGCACCCTGGCACCGGCGATCGGAATCATCGCGTTGTGCGGGATGGCGCTGTGGAAGCCTGACGATTTGACCTCGACGCGCGATCTTGCGCTCACCGTCCTGCTCATCGTCTCGACCACCCTGGTCGGCAGCTACGGACTTGCCCTGCTCACCGCCGGACAGTTGGCCGACCCGGTACGCCAGCTGCGCACCGCCATCAGCGATGTGGCGCAGGGCGACTTCGACGCGCGCGTCGATGTGTACGACGGCAGCGAGCTGGGGGTCCTGCAGGCCGGTTTCAACCGGATGATGCAGGTGGGTGAGGAACGCCGTCAGCTGCGTGAGCTGTTCGGTAAGCATGTGGGCGCCGACGTGGCCAGTCAGGCGCTGCAGCTGGGCACCAATCTCGGTGGCGAGAACCGTTATGTCGCAGTGTTCTTCGTCGACATGATCGGGTCGACGTCGATGGCGTCCGATCGCGATCCCGAGGAGGTGCTGACGATCCTCAACGACTTCTTCCGCATCGTGGTGGAGGTGGTCGACAGCCGCGGCGGCTTCGTCAACAAGTTCGTCGGCGACGAGGCGCTGTCGGTGTTCGGCGCGCCGCTGCACCGCCCCGACGCCACCACCGCATGCCTGGCCGCCGCACGTGAACTGCGCGACCGGCTCACCGAAGACTTCCCCCACCCGTTCGAGTTCGCCATCGGTGTCTCGGCCGGGCTCGCGGTCGCCGGAAACGTGGGCGCCACCGAGCGCTACGAATACTCGGTGATCGGCGACCCGGTGAACGAGGCCTCGCGGCTTACCGAGCTGGCCAAGCACCGGCCCAGCCGGCTGCTGGCATCCACCAACGCGCTGTATTTCGCCGACCCCGATGAACAGAAACACTGGGATCACGGCGACTCTGTGCTGCTCCGGGGCCGCACCAGGGCGACACACCTGGCGTGGCCTGCGGGAACCTGA
- a CDS encoding lysylphosphatidylglycerol synthase transmembrane domain-containing protein codes for MVPVPPSDDRDRDPLDGVCTPPEGIGPASCPDDPEADTAPQPVIKQRGKYWWIRWAVLVVLAIVLAVEIGFVSDQLASAWRSLKTANPWWVLASALAAMFSMHSFAQIQRTLLRSAGVKIRQWRSEAAFYAGNALSTTLPGGPVLSATFIYRQQRLWGATPVVASWQLVMSGVLQAVGLAILGLGGAFLLGAKTNPFSLIFSIGGLLAILVLAQAVASRPEMLDGIGVRILRWVNDLRGKPPMMGVARWREILKQMEAVTLTRRALGEAFGWSLFNWIADVACLAFATYAVGSRPSLVGVMVAYAAARAAGSLPLMPGGLLVVEAFLVPGLVSSGMTLPDAISAMLIYRAVSWIFISAIGWVIFFFLFRDESQIDPDATPSSTKEPEPSSGAPPDGPPENSSDPPK; via the coding sequence GTGGTGCCCGTGCCCCCGTCCGACGACCGAGATCGTGACCCTCTCGACGGCGTCTGTACGCCGCCGGAAGGAATCGGTCCGGCCTCGTGCCCGGACGACCCCGAAGCGGACACCGCACCCCAACCCGTCATCAAGCAGCGGGGAAAGTACTGGTGGATTCGCTGGGCGGTGCTCGTCGTCCTCGCCATCGTGCTCGCGGTGGAGATCGGATTCGTCTCCGATCAGCTGGCGTCGGCCTGGCGCAGCCTGAAGACCGCCAATCCCTGGTGGGTACTGGCGTCGGCGCTGGCGGCGATGTTCTCGATGCACAGCTTCGCACAGATCCAACGGACGCTGCTGCGCTCGGCGGGCGTGAAGATCCGTCAGTGGCGCTCCGAGGCGGCGTTCTACGCCGGGAACGCGTTGAGCACCACCCTGCCCGGCGGTCCGGTGCTCTCAGCGACCTTCATCTACCGGCAGCAGCGGCTGTGGGGTGCCACCCCGGTCGTCGCGTCCTGGCAGCTGGTGATGTCCGGGGTGCTGCAGGCGGTGGGCCTGGCGATTCTCGGCCTCGGCGGGGCATTCCTGTTGGGCGCCAAGACCAACCCGTTCTCCTTGATCTTCAGCATCGGCGGATTGTTGGCCATCCTGGTCCTGGCGCAGGCGGTCGCTTCGCGGCCGGAGATGCTCGACGGCATCGGTGTCCGGATCCTGCGCTGGGTCAACGATCTGCGCGGCAAGCCGCCGATGATGGGGGTCGCCCGCTGGCGCGAGATCCTCAAGCAGATGGAGGCGGTGACGCTGACCCGCCGGGCGCTCGGTGAGGCCTTCGGCTGGTCGCTGTTCAACTGGATCGCCGATGTGGCGTGCCTGGCCTTCGCGACCTACGCCGTGGGCAGCCGCCCATCCCTGGTCGGTGTCATGGTCGCCTATGCCGCGGCACGAGCCGCCGGGTCGCTGCCGCTCATGCCCGGTGGTCTGCTGGTGGTGGAGGCCTTCCTGGTTCCCGGTCTGGTGTCCTCCGGGATGACGCTGCCCGACGCGATCTCCGCGATGCTCATCTACCGCGCGGTCAGCTGGATCTTCATCTCCGCGATCGGCTGGGTCATCTTCTTCTTCCTGTTCCGCGACGAGAGCCAAATCGACCCGGATGCGACCCCGAGCTCGACCAAAGAGCCCGAACCCAGCTCTGGCGCTCCACCGGACGGGCCGCCGGAAAATTCTTCCGATCCCCCGAAATAA
- a CDS encoding YceI family protein yields MTTTTPVLAAGTWTIDPVHSDITFSVRHLGVSKVRGSFTDFNGEITIAEDGTPSVSATIDVASVSTRNDQRDTHLRSTDFFDTDNHPTATYRSTSVRADGDDYIVDGELTLHGVTHPVSLNLSLEGVGPGAQGGTVAGFEASAQINRGDFGVNGGAGLVGEKVTLTFNIEAGHPEAPSN; encoded by the coding sequence ATGACCACCACCACCCCCGTTCTCGCAGCCGGAACCTGGACCATCGACCCGGTTCACTCCGACATCACCTTCTCGGTACGCCACCTGGGCGTCTCCAAGGTCCGCGGCTCGTTTACCGACTTCAACGGCGAAATCACCATCGCCGAGGACGGCACCCCCTCGGTGTCGGCCACCATCGACGTGGCCTCGGTGAGCACCCGCAACGACCAGCGCGACACCCACCTGCGCTCGACCGACTTCTTCGACACCGACAACCACCCCACCGCCACCTACCGGTCCACCTCGGTGCGCGCCGACGGTGACGACTACATCGTCGACGGTGAACTGACCCTGCACGGCGTCACCCACCCGGTCTCGCTGAACCTTTCCCTGGAGGGAGTCGGCCCCGGCGCGCAAGGCGGCACCGTCGCTGGCTTCGAAGCCAGCGCTCAGATCAACCGCGGCGACTTCGGCGTCAACGGCGGCGCCGGACTGGTCGGCGAGAAGGTCACGCTGACCTTCAACATCGAAGCCGGCCACCCAGAGGCACCCTCCAACTAA
- a CDS encoding DUF3054 domain-containing protein: MPSAQPNSLTKKPATSVVLALLLDVVGIFVFCTIGRRSHAEGITVLGVWQTAWPFLSGAGVGWLLSRGWSHPTSVTRTGIPVWIGTVAFGMILRRLSNQGVAFSFVVVASLVTALLLLGWRAIATRTSRS, encoded by the coding sequence ATGCCCAGCGCACAGCCGAATTCACTCACGAAGAAGCCGGCGACATCCGTAGTGCTCGCACTGCTCCTGGATGTCGTCGGCATCTTCGTCTTCTGCACCATCGGCCGCCGCAGCCACGCCGAGGGCATCACCGTCCTCGGCGTGTGGCAGACCGCCTGGCCATTCTTGTCGGGCGCCGGCGTCGGCTGGCTGCTGAGCCGGGGTTGGTCGCACCCGACCTCCGTGACCCGCACCGGAATCCCGGTATGGATCGGCACCGTTGCGTTCGGAATGATCCTGCGCCGACTGAGCAATCAGGGCGTGGCGTTCAGTTTCGTGGTGGTGGCCTCGTTGGTCACTGCGTTGCTCCTGCTCGGATGGCGTGCCATCGCCACCCGCACGTCAAGAAGCTGA
- a CDS encoding hemophore-related protein produces MSATTSRRAAYGLLSAGVLAGGLAMSALAPIAAAEPVPPTPAPAPAAPAAPAPAPNAAAPAAATVTPATPTPDGCQASKMTKTVGNVVQNAAGYLEQHPDVDAAFTEIKAAPQDQIATKTQSYLVSRPDVAASLGGIAAPLNDLRTKCGLPLDLAQVVNGGGLNPAAMGVNPALLTALSQNPAAQQVAQNPAAQALVQNPAVQSAIQNQAPAANFPQGPGPAPGPAPAVAPAAPAGPVGTGPAPGPRV; encoded by the coding sequence ATGTCAGCCACAACCTCGCGGCGCGCGGCCTACGGCTTGCTGAGCGCAGGTGTTCTCGCTGGCGGGCTCGCCATGAGCGCCCTGGCACCGATTGCCGCGGCCGAACCGGTCCCCCCGACCCCCGCTCCGGCTCCGGCGGCTCCCGCCGCGCCGGCACCCGCCCCCAACGCTGCTGCCCCCGCCGCGGCGACGGTGACTCCGGCCACACCCACCCCGGACGGATGCCAAGCCAGCAAGATGACCAAGACCGTCGGCAACGTCGTGCAGAACGCGGCGGGCTATCTGGAGCAGCATCCGGATGTCGACGCGGCCTTCACTGAGATCAAGGCGGCTCCGCAGGATCAGATCGCCACCAAGACTCAGAGCTACCTGGTGTCGCGCCCCGATGTCGCGGCCTCCCTCGGTGGTATCGCGGCGCCGCTGAACGACCTGCGCACCAAGTGCGGTCTGCCGCTGGATCTGGCTCAGGTTGTCAACGGTGGTGGCCTGAACCCCGCGGCGATGGGCGTCAACCCGGCGCTGCTGACTGCGCTGTCGCAGAACCCGGCGGCTCAGCAGGTGGCGCAGAACCCGGCCGCCCAGGCTCTGGTGCAGAACCCGGCGGTGCAGTCCGCCATCCAGAACCAGGCGCCGGCTGCCAACTTCCCGCAGGGCCCCGGACCTGCCCCCGGGCCGGCGCCGGCCGTGGCACCCGCCGCACCGGCCGGACCGGTGGGAACGGGCCCCGCGCCCGGCCCGCGCGTCTAA
- a CDS encoding MMPL family transporter produces the protein MMRTSDYLRRYRWLTVAVWLILIVAAVGLVAGRGEKLTGGGFEVAGSQSLTVHDAMETGFREHGASPLALVAAPRPDATVADMTAAVDYLKQVAAQIPQVSVEPIPPQLTPQPDRPFVVTLRIGFDNTGATDIAKDLRKKIGVHGGQPGQIAGGRVSLYVIGQGALGAAMTEQIAGDIKQAEKWNIPVILIVLIAAFGSLAAASLPLLLGVCTVALSVAIVLALSNITTISVFALPTVTMIGLAVAVDYSLFILMRYREELNSGKNRQEAIASAMATSGLTVTFSGLTVIAALAGIYLIGTPALASMASGAIIVVSIAVLTSTTLMPALLAIFGKAAANQSRFLRVSPLRKHSIPFWRKWTQGVMRRPWLSALGATVFLLALAAPSLQMQVSNSMLRQFDSSHEIRRGIDAAAVAMGPGALGPVQVLLTFKDNAANTDHAQALQTAKDTIAQAPNIARVTDASFSTGGHDALISAVLSVDPEANAARDTVSWLRTNVPEALKNSGADINVGGPTALLFDYDNRVERSLLGVFAFVCVLAFMMLLATLRSPVLALKGVVMTVLSVAAAYGSLVIVFQWGWLEFLGFHQANIDSSIPPLALALTFGLTMDYEIFLLARVRERYLRTGDCGDAVSYGVRTSARTITSAALIMIAVFIGFAFAGMPLVAQLGVACAVAIAVDATVVRLVLVPALMAMFNKRNWWLPGWLDRVLPTVDFETPCVDELPGPHSESALRLQGSGFEEPRIDYHAIAVSAARLKRLADGGTITAPDTQSVIADRWRDNLTVALEALQAGKNGTDTDTVHLPGPLSRLTPVEITQVKLPTGQNCVVPTDAEALRMQGLLLMRRNAERDYTEFARLASLMEPRTAAKVLAGIDQHYCVQSNQRWVSSQLVRRLADPKPGDGAMDCPTVRRQCLSVAVAMLEDAR, from the coding sequence ATGATGCGCACCAGCGACTACCTTCGCAGGTATCGATGGCTGACCGTCGCTGTCTGGCTGATTCTTATCGTCGCCGCGGTAGGGCTGGTGGCCGGACGAGGCGAAAAACTGACCGGCGGCGGCTTCGAGGTCGCGGGTTCGCAATCGCTCACCGTGCACGACGCGATGGAAACCGGATTCCGGGAGCACGGCGCTTCCCCGCTGGCCTTGGTCGCCGCACCGCGGCCCGATGCGACCGTCGCCGATATGACGGCCGCCGTCGACTACCTCAAGCAGGTGGCGGCGCAGATCCCCCAGGTTTCGGTGGAGCCCATTCCCCCACAGCTGACCCCGCAGCCGGATCGCCCCTTCGTCGTCACCCTGCGCATCGGCTTCGACAACACCGGCGCCACCGATATCGCCAAGGACCTGCGTAAGAAAATAGGAGTACACGGCGGTCAGCCCGGACAGATCGCCGGTGGCCGGGTATCGCTGTACGTGATCGGCCAGGGTGCGCTGGGCGCGGCGATGACCGAGCAGATCGCCGGTGACATCAAGCAGGCCGAGAAGTGGAACATCCCGGTCATCCTCATCGTGCTGATCGCCGCGTTCGGTTCCCTGGCCGCCGCCTCGCTGCCCCTCCTACTAGGTGTGTGCACGGTGGCATTGAGCGTGGCGATCGTCCTGGCGCTGTCGAACATCACCACTATTTCGGTGTTCGCACTGCCGACGGTGACGATGATCGGCCTTGCCGTCGCGGTGGACTATTCGCTTTTCATCCTCATGCGCTACCGCGAGGAGCTGAATTCGGGGAAGAACCGGCAAGAAGCCATCGCCTCCGCCATGGCCACCTCGGGGCTCACCGTCACGTTCTCCGGCCTGACGGTGATCGCCGCCCTCGCCGGCATCTACCTGATCGGAACCCCCGCGTTGGCCTCGATGGCCTCCGGCGCCATCATCGTCGTCTCCATCGCCGTCCTGACCTCCACCACACTGATGCCCGCGCTGCTGGCCATCTTCGGTAAGGCAGCGGCCAATCAGTCGCGGTTCCTGCGCGTCTCACCTCTGCGCAAGCACTCGATTCCCTTCTGGCGCAAATGGACCCAAGGGGTTATGCGCCGACCATGGCTGTCCGCGCTGGGCGCGACGGTGTTCCTGCTGGCGCTCGCGGCTCCCAGCCTGCAGATGCAGGTCTCCAACAGCATGCTGCGCCAATTCGATTCGTCCCACGAGATCCGCCGGGGCATCGACGCCGCGGCCGTCGCCATGGGACCCGGCGCGCTCGGACCGGTACAGGTGCTGCTCACCTTCAAGGACAACGCAGCCAACACAGACCATGCACAGGCGCTGCAGACCGCGAAGGACACCATCGCGCAGGCCCCCAACATCGCGCGGGTGACCGACGCGTCCTTCTCGACCGGCGGGCATGACGCGCTGATCTCGGCGGTGTTGTCCGTGGATCCCGAGGCGAACGCCGCCCGTGACACGGTCAGCTGGTTGCGTACGAATGTGCCCGAAGCGCTCAAGAATTCGGGAGCCGATATCAACGTGGGCGGCCCGACGGCATTGCTCTTCGACTACGACAACCGGGTGGAGCGCTCGCTGCTGGGCGTGTTCGCCTTTGTCTGCGTACTCGCCTTCATGATGCTGCTCGCCACGCTGCGCTCGCCGGTGCTGGCCCTCAAGGGCGTGGTGATGACGGTGCTCTCGGTCGCCGCCGCTTACGGCAGCCTGGTGATCGTCTTCCAGTGGGGGTGGCTGGAATTCCTGGGCTTCCATCAGGCCAACATCGACAGCAGCATCCCGCCGCTGGCCCTTGCCCTGACCTTCGGCCTCACCATGGACTACGAGATCTTCCTGCTCGCCCGGGTGCGTGAGCGGTACCTGCGCACCGGCGATTGCGGGGACGCCGTCTCCTACGGAGTTCGCACCAGTGCGCGCACCATCACCAGCGCCGCGCTGATCATGATCGCGGTGTTCATCGGATTCGCCTTCGCCGGAATGCCGTTGGTGGCGCAGCTTGGTGTCGCCTGCGCCGTGGCCATCGCCGTCGACGCCACGGTGGTGCGCCTGGTGCTGGTACCGGCGCTGATGGCGATGTTCAACAAGCGCAACTGGTGGCTGCCCGGCTGGCTGGATCGGGTGCTCCCGACCGTGGACTTTGAAACCCCCTGTGTCGACGAGCTTCCGGGGCCGCACAGCGAAAGCGCACTGCGCCTGCAGGGATCCGGATTCGAAGAGCCTCGCATCGACTATCACGCCATCGCGGTATCCGCGGCCCGGCTCAAGCGCCTCGCCGACGGCGGCACGATCACCGCACCCGACACGCAGTCGGTGATCGCGGACCGCTGGCGCGACAACTTGACTGTGGCCCTGGAAGCCTTGCAGGCCGGCAAAAACGGAACGGACACCGACACGGTCCACCTGCCCGGCCCCCTGTCTCGGCTGACCCCCGTGGAGATCACGCAGGTGAAGCTGCCGACCGGACAAAACTGTGTGGTGCCCACCGACGCCGAAGCCCTGCGCATGCAAGGGCTACTGTTGATGCGCCGCAACGCCGAACGCGATTACACCGAGTTCGCCCGGCTCGCTTCGCTGATGGAGCCACGAACAGCGGCGAAGGTCCTCGCCGGGATCGATCAGCATTACTGTGTACAGTCCAATCAGAGGTGGGTTTCCAGCCAACTGGTACGTCGGCTGGCTGATCCGAAGCCCGGCGATGGTGCGATGGATTGCCCCACGGTACGCAGGCAGTGCCTATCGGTGGCGGTGGCGATGTTGGAGGATGCGAGGTGA
- a CDS encoding helix-turn-helix domain-containing protein — translation MTVTSDAPAVSPEVPNEPSGSGAIGSHSAESTPPGRADKPVTHWTTSEIFDALQSGDLSDWQAIVHALKRDPFGRTARQVEEIVSADELYGISTALQEVLTRARDNLAEAERREAANEINLLFEASGLREAEFASRIGISSSELSAYLSGTDSPTVAMLVRMRRVARRFGRTRPRG, via the coding sequence GTGACGGTCACGAGCGACGCGCCAGCCGTCTCCCCCGAAGTGCCCAACGAGCCTTCGGGTTCCGGCGCCATCGGTTCCCATTCCGCCGAGTCCACCCCGCCCGGGCGTGCCGACAAGCCGGTAACCCACTGGACCACCTCGGAGATCTTCGACGCCCTGCAAAGCGGTGACCTCTCCGATTGGCAGGCAATCGTCCACGCTCTCAAACGCGATCCGTTCGGCCGAACCGCACGCCAGGTCGAGGAAATAGTGAGCGCCGATGAGCTGTACGGCATTTCGACCGCGCTGCAGGAAGTTCTCACCCGCGCCCGCGACAACCTTGCCGAGGCCGAGCGCCGAGAAGCCGCCAACGAGATCAACCTGCTGTTTGAGGCCTCCGGGCTGCGTGAGGCCGAGTTTGCCTCGCGCATAGGCATTTCAAGCTCAGAGCTTTCCGCATACCTGTCGGGTACCGACAGCCCGACAGTGGCGATGCTGGTCCGGATGCGGCGGGTAGCGCGGCGGTTCGGCCGTACCCGCCCCCGCGGATAG
- a CDS encoding CD225/dispanin family protein, producing MTDETKSDEPTGAVTTPVSTPPPAPTTPAGLPKPPPTNVGWAVASVVFFWPLAFSAFTNALNVTQFWLTGQYDRAQESSDRAKLLGKIALLTGLVLLFLFIAFRIACAIWWHTHGGGGGWGHHGGWHRSWDDDGWNGPGPMGRPGRDN from the coding sequence ATGACCGACGAGACGAAATCTGACGAACCCACTGGCGCCGTCACCACGCCCGTGTCCACTCCCCCACCTGCACCGACGACCCCGGCAGGGCTGCCGAAGCCGCCGCCCACCAATGTCGGCTGGGCCGTTGCCTCCGTTGTCTTTTTCTGGCCGTTGGCTTTCAGCGCGTTCACCAACGCCCTGAACGTCACCCAGTTCTGGCTCACCGGCCAATACGACCGCGCCCAGGAATCCTCCGACCGCGCCAAGCTGCTCGGCAAGATCGCGCTGCTGACCGGCCTGGTGCTGCTATTCCTGTTCATCGCCTTCCGCATCGCCTGCGCCATCTGGTGGCACACGCACGGCGGAGGCGGAGGCTGGGGACACCACGGCGGCTGGCACCGCAGCTGGGATGACGACGGATGGAACGGCCCCGGCCCGATGGGCCGTCCCGGCCGCGACAACTAG
- a CDS encoding GNAT family N-acetyltransferase, with the protein MSELTLRTIQDEDDYESYMTSSYAVFLQDLQKDEIEVNRKLIELDRMIGFHNGRKWVSTAGALSRHVVLPGGTVVPVAAITAVTVSPTHRRQGLLTAMMRHQLADIRSRGEAIAMLFASEALIYGRFGYGVATEAADLSGQVRDLAFRSDVNLGDGTLDEVDAETFLAAAPAVYDEAIAELPGQMSRTPQWWAAWTLDNEERQKESGKIRFVLHYETDGTVSGFAIYRPKSEWNDAGPNSELHVQEVLGANSRAYARTWRYLLDMDLVRKIKYYGASVHEELRYLVANHSALECALGDAIHVRLVDIARALSQRRYAAEVDVVLEVTDEFLPENSARYRLRGGPADALCEITTEDADIALTVRDLGSVYMGGVSLQALARAGLVTELRSGAVQRAAIAFGWPVAPSAPDAF; encoded by the coding sequence GTGTCTGAGTTGACCCTACGCACCATTCAAGATGAGGACGACTACGAGTCGTACATGACCTCGTCGTACGCCGTGTTCCTGCAGGACCTGCAGAAGGACGAGATCGAAGTCAACCGCAAGCTCATCGAGCTGGACCGGATGATCGGATTCCACAACGGGCGTAAGTGGGTGTCGACCGCTGGTGCCCTCAGCCGACACGTGGTGTTGCCAGGCGGAACAGTCGTGCCGGTGGCCGCTATCACCGCGGTCACGGTGTCGCCGACGCATCGTCGCCAAGGGTTGTTGACGGCCATGATGCGCCACCAGCTGGCGGACATTCGCTCGCGTGGCGAGGCAATCGCCATGCTGTTCGCCTCGGAAGCGTTGATTTACGGACGATTTGGTTACGGGGTCGCGACGGAGGCCGCGGATCTGTCCGGACAGGTGCGAGACCTTGCGTTCCGGTCCGACGTGAATCTCGGTGACGGCACCCTCGACGAGGTGGACGCCGAGACCTTCCTGGCCGCGGCACCCGCCGTCTATGACGAGGCCATCGCCGAGCTGCCCGGTCAGATGTCCCGCACCCCGCAGTGGTGGGCCGCATGGACCCTCGACAATGAGGAGCGGCAGAAGGAGTCCGGCAAGATCCGCTTCGTCCTGCATTACGAAACCGATGGAACGGTGAGCGGATTCGCCATCTACCGTCCGAAGTCTGAGTGGAACGACGCGGGACCCAATAGCGAATTGCATGTGCAAGAGGTGCTGGGTGCCAACTCGCGGGCCTACGCCCGTACCTGGCGCTACCTGCTGGATATGGACCTGGTCCGCAAGATCAAGTACTACGGTGCCTCGGTGCACGAGGAGCTGCGCTACTTGGTGGCCAACCATTCGGCACTGGAATGCGCCCTGGGCGATGCGATTCATGTGCGATTGGTCGACATTGCGCGGGCACTGTCGCAGCGGCGATACGCCGCCGAGGTGGACGTGGTGCTGGAGGTGACCGACGAATTCCTGCCGGAGAACTCCGCGCGTTACCGGCTGCGCGGCGGGCCGGCCGATGCCCTGTGCGAAATCACCACGGAGGACGCCGATATCGCGTTGACCGTCCGTGATCTCGGGTCTGTCTACATGGGCGGGGTGAGCCTGCAGGCGCTGGCCAGAGCCGGCCTGGTCACAGAACTGCGGTCGGGCGCGGTGCAACGGGCCGCCATCGCGTTCGGCTGGCCCGTCGCACCCAGTGCGCCCGACGCCTTCTAA
- a CDS encoding CoA-binding protein produces the protein MWSAPDDATIARILLETKSIAIVGISANPDRPSHGVYRYLAQHSPYRIFLVNPTISELDGEPVYPSLDALPQTPDLVDVFRRREELPGVAQEAIDIGARTLWFQLDLVDVDAANKATDAGLQVVMDRCTEIEFARISSH, from the coding sequence GTGTGGAGCGCCCCCGATGACGCGACAATCGCCCGAATTCTGCTTGAGACCAAGAGCATTGCCATTGTGGGGATTTCGGCCAACCCGGACCGCCCGAGTCACGGCGTCTACCGTTATCTGGCCCAGCACAGTCCGTATCGGATCTTTTTGGTGAACCCGACCATCTCCGAACTCGACGGCGAGCCGGTCTACCCCAGCCTCGATGCACTGCCGCAGACGCCCGATCTGGTCGATGTCTTCCGCCGGCGCGAGGAGCTGCCGGGCGTTGCTCAAGAGGCCATCGACATCGGCGCACGCACCCTGTGGTTCCAACTCGATCTGGTCGACGTCGATGCCGCGAACAAGGCGACCGACGCCGGACTACAGGTCGTCATGGACCGCTGCACCGAGATCGAATTCGCGCGTATCAGTTCGCACTAG